In Trichocoleus desertorum NBK24, the following are encoded in one genomic region:
- a CDS encoding ABC transporter permease: MASTKLWFPRFRFTERPSLSMQMMGVGLVITIFFILVAFLAPVFQAWGWLQSPDTFSLIDPTKSPPSASHWFGTNSEGYDIFSRTLFGSQVALQVVVLATALSLAVGVPLGLVSGYVGGRLDRVLLFLMDTIYTLPGLLLSVALAFAVGPGVLNAAIALSISYVPQYYRVVRNHTVSVKTELFIEAAQAMGASTWTVLSRYLLLNVIQSVPVLFTLNAADAILTLGGLGFLGLGLPADVPEWGRDLQKALSGLATGIWWPAFFPGMAMTLMVVGLSLLGEGLNEFVNPLLRRENWNRKAGK, encoded by the coding sequence ATGGCCTCTACTAAGCTCTGGTTCCCTCGGTTTCGATTTACCGAACGCCCCAGCCTTTCCATGCAAATGATGGGGGTCGGGCTAGTCATTACAATTTTCTTTATTCTGGTGGCCTTCCTTGCTCCTGTGTTTCAGGCTTGGGGCTGGCTCCAGAGCCCAGACACTTTTTCATTGATTGATCCAACCAAGTCCCCCCCTTCAGCAAGTCATTGGTTTGGCACCAATTCTGAAGGTTACGATATTTTTTCACGGACGTTGTTTGGTAGCCAAGTTGCGCTGCAAGTTGTGGTTTTAGCAACCGCGTTAAGCTTGGCGGTCGGCGTACCCCTAGGTTTAGTGAGTGGCTACGTGGGGGGGAGACTCGATCGGGTTCTGCTATTTTTGATGGATACGATCTATACCTTGCCAGGATTGCTGCTCTCGGTAGCATTAGCGTTTGCGGTAGGCCCAGGGGTATTAAACGCTGCGATCGCTCTGAGTATTTCCTATGTGCCGCAATATTATCGAGTGGTACGCAACCATACCGTTTCTGTGAAAACAGAATTATTTATTGAAGCCGCTCAAGCAATGGGTGCTTCAACTTGGACGGTACTCTCGCGCTATCTACTCCTCAATGTGATTCAAAGTGTGCCAGTGCTGTTTACGCTGAATGCGGCGGACGCAATTTTAACGTTAGGGGGTTTAGGTTTCTTAGGCTTAGGCCTACCTGCGGACGTGCCAGAGTGGGGGCGTGATCTGCAAAAAGCTCTTAGTGGTTTGGCAACAGGAATTTGGTGGCCTGCTTTTTTCCCTGGGATGGCAATGACCTTAATGGTGGTGGGCTTATCTTTGCTAGGGGAAGGATTGAACGAGTTCGTCAATCCGCTGCTGCGACGAGAAAACTGGAACCGGAAAGCTGGTAAATAA
- a CDS encoding ROK family protein has product MGTTPDVSAQPHQAPQVLGIDLGGSAIKLGRFNQDGTCLQAMSVPTPQPAHPETVLAAMVDAIAQLDPDQSSLAIGVGTPGPADRQGRIARIAINLPGWRNIPVADWLEAKTGRPTVVANDANCAGLGEAWLGAGREFQNLILLTLGTGVGGAIILNGQLFTGQDGAAGELGLITLKPDGPACNSGNHGSLEQHASVQAIRRQTGVEPIEMGMRAQAGDRDALAFWQEYGRDLGAGLTSLIYVLAPEAVVIGGGISASAEFFLPAVQAEIQRRVLPSSRTSLQLLKAQLGNRAGMVGAAKLAWQLINKC; this is encoded by the coding sequence ATGGGGACAACGCCTGATGTTTCAGCCCAGCCACACCAAGCACCTCAAGTCTTAGGCATTGACTTAGGCGGCTCAGCCATTAAACTGGGTCGATTTAATCAAGATGGTACTTGTCTGCAAGCAATGTCTGTTCCAACTCCACAACCTGCCCACCCCGAAACAGTTTTAGCGGCAATGGTTGATGCGATCGCCCAGCTTGATCCAGACCAGAGCAGCCTAGCCATTGGAGTCGGAACCCCAGGCCCCGCCGATCGCCAAGGCCGCATTGCCAGAATCGCCATTAATTTACCTGGATGGCGAAATATTCCAGTAGCAGATTGGCTAGAAGCAAAAACTGGGCGGCCTACAGTAGTTGCCAATGATGCCAATTGTGCTGGCTTGGGAGAAGCTTGGTTAGGAGCAGGCCGAGAATTTCAAAATCTGATTTTACTAACTTTGGGTACAGGAGTTGGTGGAGCGATTATTCTCAATGGTCAACTGTTTACCGGACAAGATGGAGCTGCGGGCGAGCTGGGCTTGATTACCTTAAAACCAGATGGCCCAGCCTGTAACAGCGGCAATCATGGTTCTTTGGAGCAACATGCTTCGGTGCAGGCAATTCGGCGACAGACTGGGGTAGAGCCGATTGAAATGGGAATGAGGGCGCAGGCAGGCGATCGCGATGCTTTAGCATTTTGGCAAGAATATGGCCGAGATTTGGGTGCAGGCTTGACCAGCCTCATCTATGTTTTAGCCCCTGAAGCAGTTGTGATTGGGGGTGGAATTAGTGCTAGCGCTGAGTTCTTCTTACCAGCCGTGCAAGCAGAAATTCAGCGACGTGTTTTACCGAGTTCTCGCACCAGCTTGCAGCTATTAAAAGCACAGTTAGGAAATCGCGCCGGAATGGTCGGGGCCGCAAAGCTAGCCTGGCAGCTAATAAATAAATGCTAA
- a CDS encoding CTP synthase yields MTKFVFVTGGVVSSIGKGIVAASLGRLLKSRDYSVSILKLDPYINVDPGTMSPFQHGEVFVTEDGAETDLDLGHYERFTDTSMSRLNSVTTGSIYQAVLNKERRGDYMGGTVQVIPHITNEIKERILRVAKNTNPDVVITEIGGTVGDIESLPFLEAIRQFRKAVGRQNVLYMHVTLMPWIPAAGEMKTKPTQHSVKELRSIGIQPDILVCRCDRPLHPGLKDKLSEFCDVPVECVITSPDARSIYEVPLILEREGLAQQALDLLHLEQRQPDLTQWQTLVDRLYRPSQSVNIAIVGKYVRLTDAYLSVVEALRHGAIAKGADLNLRWINSEDIEAYGAESYLQDIDGILVPGGFGIRGVDGKIGAIQYAREKKIPFLGLCLGMQCSVIEWARHTAGLEDANSAEFAPNAKNPVINLLPEQQDVVDLGGTMRLGLYPCRISPNTIAFSLYGEEVIYERHRHRYEFNNAYRNLFLETGYVVSGTSPDGRLVEIVELPGHPFFLATQFHPEFQSRPSTPHPLFKGFIQAALAYADESTRSLEPSLSQPSL; encoded by the coding sequence ATGACTAAGTTTGTATTCGTTACAGGTGGCGTGGTTTCTAGCATTGGCAAAGGCATCGTGGCAGCGAGCCTAGGCCGACTGCTGAAGTCTCGCGACTACTCCGTTTCCATCCTCAAGTTAGACCCTTATATTAACGTTGACCCTGGCACCATGAGCCCCTTCCAGCATGGTGAGGTGTTTGTGACCGAAGATGGCGCGGAAACCGACTTAGACTTGGGACACTACGAGCGCTTTACCGATACATCCATGTCTCGCCTCAACAGCGTCACCACTGGATCTATCTACCAGGCAGTGCTGAACAAGGAGCGCCGGGGCGACTACATGGGTGGTACGGTGCAAGTCATTCCGCATATTACGAACGAGATTAAAGAGCGGATTTTACGGGTTGCCAAAAATACTAATCCTGATGTGGTAATCACGGAAATTGGCGGCACAGTTGGAGATATTGAATCGTTACCCTTTCTGGAGGCCATTCGCCAGTTTCGTAAAGCTGTGGGACGGCAAAACGTGTTGTACATGCACGTCACGTTGATGCCTTGGATTCCGGCGGCGGGAGAAATGAAAACCAAGCCGACCCAACACTCGGTCAAAGAACTCCGTTCGATTGGGATTCAACCGGATATTTTGGTTTGCCGCTGCGATCGCCCCTTGCACCCTGGTCTGAAGGACAAATTATCTGAGTTCTGTGACGTTCCGGTTGAATGTGTCATTACCTCGCCAGATGCCAGAAGCATCTACGAAGTCCCACTGATTTTGGAGCGAGAAGGTTTAGCTCAGCAGGCACTAGATCTTTTGCATCTAGAACAGCGACAACCTGACTTAACTCAATGGCAAACCCTAGTCGATCGCTTGTATCGCCCGAGTCAATCGGTCAACATTGCGATTGTGGGTAAATATGTTCGGCTTACCGACGCCTATCTCTCTGTGGTTGAAGCGCTGCGGCATGGCGCGATCGCCAAGGGAGCCGATCTCAATCTGCGCTGGATTAACTCCGAAGACATCGAAGCTTACGGAGCCGAAAGCTATCTGCAAGATATTGACGGCATTCTTGTCCCCGGTGGCTTTGGGATCAGAGGCGTAGACGGAAAAATTGGGGCCATTCAATATGCCCGCGAAAAGAAAATTCCTTTCTTGGGCTTGTGCCTGGGAATGCAGTGCTCTGTGATTGAGTGGGCGCGACATACGGCTGGCTTAGAGGATGCTAATAGTGCTGAGTTTGCTCCCAATGCAAAAAACCCAGTGATTAACTTGTTGCCTGAACAGCAAGATGTCGTAGATTTAGGCGGCACCATGCGCCTTGGTTTATATCCTTGCCGGATCTCGCCCAATACGATTGCTTTTAGTCTTTATGGTGAAGAAGTCATTTACGAGCGGCATCGCCATCGTTATGAGTTCAATAACGCCTACCGTAACTTGTTCTTAGAGACAGGCTACGTCGTGAGTGGCACCTCACCGGATGGGCGCTTGGTAGAAATCGTTGAACTCCCAGGGCATCCATTTTTCTTGGCGACCCAATTTCACCCCGAATTTCAGTCGCGTCCGAGTACCCCTCATCCTCTGTTCAAAGGATTTATTCAAGCGGCACTCGCCTATGCCGATGAGTCTACGCGATCGCTAGAGCCGAGCCTAAGTCAGCCTAGTCTCTAG
- the gcvP gene encoding aminomethyl-transferring glycine dehydrogenase: MPESFMSEPSTYEQGATGLSHSKSDPLAAIEPVTSSKATVNESELHGSDLQRTNSAAHGVQPTQTKGGLTLTDEFADRHLGPSGAEVDQMLSELGFSGLEALIDKAVPPGIRLQQPLQLEEGRSEYELLQELKAIASENHVFRSFIGMGYYGCITPPVIQRNILENPGWYTQYTPYQPEIAQGRLEALLNFQTMVIDLTGMEIANASLLDEGTAAAEAMGMSYGLAKGDEKTFWVSEACHPQTIEVVKTRARALGIEVLIGDHQTFAFDQPIFGALLQYPATDGAIYDYQDFIQRAHQAQALVTVAADLLSLTLLKPPGEFGADIVVGSTQRFGVPLGYGGPHAAYFATKDAYKRQIPGRLVGVSKDAQGQPALRLALQTREQHIRRDKATSNICTAQVLLAVIASMYAVYHGPTGLKRIAQRIHRLTVTLAAGLSRLGYKLGSAPYFDTLRVDVAENRAADIVERANAHHINLRLIDAHTIGISLDETTSADDLLALFKVFAGDQTPHFTPEELATEVNAEVSDRFARTSTYLTHPVFSQYHSETELLRYIYRLQAKDLSLTTAMIPLGSCTMKLNATAEMIPVTWPEFGQIHPFAPLDQTQGYQTLFQQLEQWLAEITGFAGISLQPNAGSQGEYAGLLVIRQYHEQRGDFHRHICLIPQSAHGTNPASAVMAGMKVVPVACDRDGNIDVADLKAKAEQHQENLAALMVTYPSTHGVFEEPIREICAIVHANGGQVYLDGANMNAQVGLCRPGDYGADVCHLNLHKTFCIPHGGGGPGMGPIGVMPHLVPFLPGHAIVPVGSEQGIGAIASAPWGSPSILPISWMYIALMGGTGLTKATQVAILNANYIAKRLETYYPVLYKGKNGLVAHECILDLRQFKKTADIEVDDIAKRLIDYGFHPPTVSWPVPGTIMVEPTESESKQELDRFCDAMIAIRAEIAEIEAGQVARQNNLLKNAPHTAASLMSAEWDKPYPREQGAYPTPWTRENKFWPAVARIDNAYGDRNLVCSCLPMDAYTG; this comes from the coding sequence ATGCCAGAGTCTTTCATGTCCGAGCCTTCTACCTACGAGCAAGGTGCAACTGGATTGAGCCATTCTAAATCTGACCCCCTAGCAGCGATCGAGCCCGTGACTTCTTCTAAAGCAACCGTGAATGAATCTGAGCTGCATGGATCTGATCTGCAAAGAACCAACAGTGCTGCTCATGGTGTTCAGCCAACCCAAACGAAAGGGGGGCTTACCCTAACAGACGAATTTGCAGACCGCCATCTTGGCCCTAGTGGGGCGGAAGTTGATCAAATGCTTTCCGAGTTAGGTTTTTCTGGCTTAGAAGCTCTCATTGACAAGGCTGTACCCCCAGGAATTCGGCTCCAGCAACCGCTGCAACTGGAGGAGGGGCGGAGTGAATATGAACTGCTCCAAGAACTAAAAGCGATCGCCTCAGAAAATCACGTATTTCGCTCGTTTATTGGCATGGGCTATTACGGCTGCATCACCCCCCCCGTGATTCAGCGCAACATTCTGGAAAATCCTGGCTGGTATACCCAGTACACTCCTTACCAACCTGAAATTGCTCAAGGCCGTCTGGAAGCTCTGCTCAACTTCCAGACGATGGTGATTGACTTGACAGGCATGGAAATTGCCAATGCTTCACTGCTGGATGAAGGCACCGCAGCGGCAGAAGCGATGGGCATGAGCTACGGACTTGCCAAGGGAGATGAGAAGACTTTTTGGGTATCAGAGGCCTGCCATCCTCAAACGATTGAAGTCGTAAAGACACGGGCACGGGCGCTAGGGATTGAAGTTTTGATAGGCGACCATCAAACCTTTGCCTTTGACCAACCGATCTTTGGCGCACTTTTGCAATACCCTGCCACTGATGGAGCCATTTACGATTACCAAGACTTTATCCAGCGCGCCCACCAAGCCCAAGCGCTAGTGACAGTCGCGGCAGATCTCCTCAGCTTGACGCTCCTCAAGCCTCCTGGAGAGTTTGGCGCAGATATTGTGGTAGGCAGCACCCAACGCTTTGGCGTACCTCTAGGTTATGGGGGGCCTCACGCTGCTTACTTCGCCACCAAAGATGCTTATAAGCGGCAAATTCCTGGGCGTTTGGTGGGTGTTTCTAAAGATGCTCAAGGTCAGCCTGCTTTACGTTTAGCGCTACAAACACGAGAGCAGCATATCCGTCGTGACAAAGCGACCAGCAATATCTGTACTGCCCAAGTGCTACTGGCAGTCATTGCTAGTATGTACGCTGTTTATCACGGCCCCACGGGTTTAAAGCGCATTGCTCAGCGCATTCATCGCTTAACCGTTACTTTGGCAGCAGGATTGAGTCGGTTAGGGTACAAACTTGGTTCAGCGCCTTACTTTGATACCTTGCGGGTGGATGTAGCCGAGAACCGAGCCGCAGACATTGTGGAACGGGCGAACGCCCATCATATTAATTTGCGGCTGATTGATGCTCATACCATTGGTATTTCTTTAGACGAAACTACCTCAGCCGATGATTTGCTGGCTCTGTTCAAGGTTTTTGCGGGCGACCAAACTCCCCACTTTACTCCTGAAGAGTTGGCAACTGAGGTAAATGCTGAGGTTAGCGATCGCTTCGCTCGTACCAGTACCTATCTCACTCATCCAGTTTTTAGCCAATACCACTCGGAAACCGAGCTACTGCGCTACATTTATCGCTTGCAAGCTAAGGATTTATCGCTGACCACAGCTATGATTCCGCTCGGCTCCTGCACCATGAAGTTGAATGCCACGGCAGAAATGATCCCTGTGACTTGGCCTGAGTTTGGGCAGATTCACCCCTTTGCCCCCCTCGACCAAACTCAGGGCTATCAAACTCTGTTTCAACAGTTGGAGCAGTGGTTGGCCGAGATTACAGGCTTTGCAGGTATTTCGCTGCAACCAAATGCGGGTTCTCAAGGGGAATATGCGGGGTTGCTGGTGATTCGCCAGTACCACGAACAACGCGGCGATTTTCACCGTCATATTTGCTTGATTCCGCAGTCGGCGCATGGCACCAATCCCGCCAGTGCGGTGATGGCAGGGATGAAAGTGGTTCCGGTGGCGTGCGATCGCGATGGCAACATCGACGTAGCTGACCTCAAAGCTAAGGCAGAGCAGCACCAAGAAAACTTAGCCGCGCTCATGGTCACTTATCCCTCTACCCACGGGGTATTTGAAGAACCCATCCGAGAAATTTGCGCGATCGTCCATGCCAATGGTGGGCAGGTTTATCTGGATGGAGCCAACATGAACGCTCAAGTGGGGCTTTGTCGTCCGGGAGACTATGGAGCCGATGTTTGTCACTTGAACTTGCACAAAACCTTCTGTATTCCCCACGGTGGCGGCGGGCCTGGAATGGGACCGATTGGTGTCATGCCCCATCTAGTGCCCTTCTTGCCAGGGCATGCGATCGTTCCCGTTGGCAGCGAACAAGGAATTGGGGCGATCGCCTCAGCCCCTTGGGGTAGCCCCAGCATCCTGCCTATTTCTTGGATGTACATTGCTCTCATGGGTGGTACTGGCCTGACTAAAGCCACTCAAGTCGCCATTCTCAATGCCAACTATATTGCCAAACGGCTAGAGACTTATTACCCCGTTTTGTATAAAGGTAAAAATGGTTTGGTGGCTCACGAATGCATTTTGGATTTGCGGCAGTTCAAGAAAACGGCTGATATCGAAGTCGATGATATTGCTAAACGCCTGATTGACTACGGCTTCCACCCGCCGACCGTCTCTTGGCCTGTCCCAGGCACGATTATGGTCGAGCCAACCGAGAGTGAGTCTAAGCAAGAACTCGATCGCTTCTGTGATGCCATGATTGCTATCCGAGCCGAAATTGCTGAAATTGAAGCGGGTCAAGTTGCTCGACAGAACAATCTGCTGAAAAATGCTCCTCACACAGCAGCGTCCTTGATGAGCGCAGAATGGGACAAACCTTACCCTCGTGAACAAGGCGCTTACCCCACCCCTTGGACTCGCGAAAACAAGTTCTGGCCCGCAGTCGCCCGGATTGATAATGCCTACGGCGATCGCAATTTGGTTTGCTCTTGCTTACCAATGGATGCCTATACGGGCTAG
- the gcvH gene encoding glycine cleavage system protein GcvH: MAFEYPDDLKYLDSHEYVRLDGDIATIGISAFAVDQLGDIVFLELPEIGDKLVKGETFGTVESVKAVEDLNAPVTGTVIERNTAMVDAPEQVAEDPYGEGWLLKLRVDDSDELDEALSAEEYRQQVEGE; the protein is encoded by the coding sequence ATGGCCTTTGAATATCCCGATGATCTAAAGTACCTAGACAGCCATGAGTACGTGCGCTTAGATGGCGATATCGCTACGATTGGTATTAGCGCCTTTGCCGTCGATCAACTGGGTGACATTGTATTTCTAGAGCTACCTGAGATTGGTGACAAGCTAGTTAAGGGAGAGACCTTTGGTACGGTGGAGTCAGTCAAGGCTGTTGAAGATCTCAATGCTCCGGTGACAGGGACTGTAATTGAGCGCAATACAGCAATGGTGGATGCACCGGAACAAGTAGCAGAAGATCCTTATGGAGAAGGGTGGCTGCTCAAGCTCCGGGTTGACGACTCTGATGAACTAGACGAAGCTCTTTCGGCGGAAGAGTATCGCCAACAGGTCGAAGGCGAATAA
- a CDS encoding alpha/beta hydrolase: protein MHGTADEIIPFQHGEQLFQAANSPKQSFWVENANHDDLIDVAGSSYAKHLQAFAQLVQASEAVSKQAQAIAPAH, encoded by the coding sequence ATGCATGGAACTGCTGATGAAATTATTCCATTTCAGCATGGAGAGCAGCTTTTTCAGGCGGCCAACTCGCCCAAGCAAAGTTTCTGGGTCGAGAATGCTAACCATGACGACTTAATAGATGTAGCGGGTTCCAGCTACGCTAAGCACTTGCAGGCATTTGCTCAGCTGGTTCAAGCTTCAGAGGCAGTATCCAAACAGGCTCAAGCGATCGCTCCTGCTCACTAA
- the pyk gene encoding pyruvate kinase — MQLRNSPRRTKIVATIGPATSSPEVLRALIEAGATTLRLNFSHGTHEDHQRSIRLIRQISFELNQPVGILQDLQGPKIRLGRFEDGPITLNRGDRFTLTSRAVPGTQEISSVTYEPLAEEVPEGATILLDDGKVEMRVEKVDHQRKELHCEVVVGGVLSNNKGVNFPGVYLSIKALTDKDRKDLTFGLDQGVDWVALSFVRNPQDVLEIKELISNAGKQVPVIAKIEKHEAIEQMEDVLCLCDGVMVARGDLGVELPAEDVPILQKRLIATANRLGIPVITATQMLDSMVNNPRPTRAEISDVANAILDGTDAVMLSNETAVGKYAIEAVATMARIAIRTEQEQIRRNLESGGRSIPNAISQAVARIAEQLSASAIMTLTKTGATARNVSKFRPHTPILAVTPHVDVARQLQLVWGVKPLLVLDLPSTGQTFQAALNVAQEKELLSEGNLVVMTAGTLQGVSGSTDLIKVEVVTAVLGKGIGIGQGSVSGRARVAHASNEVGNFNPGDILVTSRTSVDYVEMIRKAAGIITEDDSLTSHAAVIGLRLGVPVIVGVKNATEIIRDGAILTLDTHRGLVYSGAVGAAQTDSAITV; from the coding sequence ATGCAACTGCGTAACTCTCCGCGTCGGACAAAGATCGTCGCAACGATTGGCCCAGCTACTAGTAGCCCAGAAGTTCTGCGCGCCCTGATTGAAGCGGGTGCAACTACTCTGCGTCTCAATTTTTCTCATGGAACGCATGAAGATCATCAACGCAGTATTCGTCTGATTCGGCAAATTTCTTTTGAGCTGAATCAACCTGTCGGAATTTTGCAAGATCTCCAAGGACCCAAAATTCGGTTAGGGCGGTTTGAAGACGGGCCTATTACGCTCAACCGTGGCGATCGCTTCACCCTGACCAGTCGTGCCGTCCCTGGTACGCAAGAAATCAGTTCTGTAACGTACGAGCCGCTAGCGGAAGAAGTGCCTGAAGGTGCCACTATTTTGCTCGACGATGGCAAGGTAGAAATGCGGGTCGAAAAAGTAGACCACCAGCGCAAAGAGTTGCATTGCGAAGTGGTAGTAGGTGGTGTCCTTTCCAACAACAAGGGTGTTAACTTTCCAGGGGTCTATCTGTCCATTAAGGCGTTGACCGACAAAGATCGCAAAGACCTCACCTTTGGTCTCGATCAAGGCGTTGATTGGGTGGCCCTCAGTTTTGTCCGCAATCCCCAGGATGTGCTGGAGATCAAAGAATTGATTTCCAATGCGGGTAAGCAAGTCCCGGTAATTGCCAAGATTGAAAAGCATGAAGCCATTGAGCAGATGGAGGATGTGCTTTGTCTTTGCGATGGCGTTATGGTGGCGCGGGGTGATTTGGGCGTAGAGCTACCCGCTGAGGATGTCCCCATCTTGCAAAAGCGATTGATCGCTACAGCTAATCGGTTGGGTATTCCGGTGATCACTGCTACCCAGATGCTAGACAGCATGGTGAATAATCCGCGTCCCACTCGTGCTGAGATTTCGGACGTAGCCAACGCCATTCTGGATGGTACAGATGCTGTCATGTTGTCGAACGAAACCGCAGTTGGTAAGTATGCCATTGAAGCGGTGGCAACAATGGCCCGGATTGCGATTCGTACCGAGCAAGAGCAGATTCGTCGCAACCTAGAAAGTGGTGGGCGATCGATCCCCAATGCCATTAGCCAAGCGGTCGCTCGCATTGCTGAACAGCTAAGTGCATCTGCAATTATGACGCTGACCAAAACGGGAGCCACAGCTCGTAACGTTTCTAAATTTCGGCCTCATACCCCCATTTTGGCAGTGACCCCTCATGTCGATGTGGCACGGCAGTTGCAATTAGTGTGGGGTGTTAAACCTTTGCTAGTGCTGGATTTGCCTTCCACTGGGCAAACCTTCCAGGCCGCGCTTAACGTCGCTCAAGAGAAAGAGCTACTCTCTGAAGGTAATTTGGTAGTCATGACTGCTGGTACCCTGCAAGGGGTATCTGGCTCCACCGACTTAATTAAGGTAGAAGTGGTGACAGCGGTTCTGGGCAAGGGGATCGGCATTGGTCAAGGCTCCGTCAGTGGGCGTGCACGAGTGGCTCATGCGAGTAATGAAGTTGGCAACTTCAATCCGGGCGACATTTTAGTCACCTCCCGCACCAGTGTTGATTATGTCGAGATGATTCGTAAAGCCGCTGGCATCATCACTGAAGACGACAGCTTAACCAGCCACGCCGCAGTAATTGGCTTACGTTTAGGGGTACCCGTGATTGTCGGAGTTAAGAATGCGACCGAAATTATTCGAGATGGCGCAATTTTGACGCTTGATACCCATCGGGGTTTAGTTTACTCCGGTGCTGTGGGAGCCGCTCAAACTGACTCAGCGATTACGGTCTAA
- a CDS encoding COP23 domain-containing protein, producing the protein MVLLQSQGDSQGRFKLTFLTFKATSLATGAAVLLGGGLFAGMTGSAIAATPTSSGSASEDIQVQTEPENSESTPTTNPTSSSTQTGVANRPRFTCEMLNGQYTVVYHPESRPSESYPWATPSQLGGGWTPQARCQEISRRLELYRPDGLQEMRTAVENNYNTVCVTTEKNSSCRIVLTVPPNQDPLTTRDRVFQNLTIADSGQQTQAANTFVGSSRVGNSSVGGSSRGGDKLDELVNLGASLLGGRQERSSNINLRPFLDPADGGTGSKLGQGMSTRNNPRLNPANFR; encoded by the coding sequence ATGGTGTTATTACAATCTCAAGGTGATTCTCAAGGTCGTTTCAAGCTAACGTTTCTTACTTTTAAGGCTACAAGTTTGGCTACAGGAGCTGCGGTGCTCTTGGGTGGTGGGCTGTTCGCAGGGATGACTGGTAGTGCAATCGCTGCCACACCTACCAGTTCTGGATCAGCATCAGAGGATATTCAAGTACAAACAGAGCCTGAGAACTCGGAGTCTACACCTACAACAAACCCAACTAGCAGCTCTACTCAAACTGGCGTGGCCAATAGACCAAGGTTTACTTGTGAGATGCTCAATGGTCAGTACACGGTGGTTTATCACCCAGAGAGCCGTCCCAGCGAATCTTATCCTTGGGCGACACCCAGCCAACTAGGCGGTGGTTGGACTCCTCAAGCTCGTTGTCAAGAAATCAGCCGTCGCTTAGAACTGTATCGTCCTGATGGCCTACAGGAAATGCGAACAGCGGTAGAAAATAACTACAATACAGTTTGTGTTACCACCGAGAAAAATTCTAGTTGTCGGATTGTTCTGACAGTCCCGCCGAATCAAGACCCGCTGACGACTCGCGATCGCGTCTTCCAAAACTTGACGATTGCTGACAGTGGCCAACAAACTCAAGCAGCTAATACGTTTGTCGGTAGTAGTCGTGTAGGCAATAGTTCTGTAGGCGGCAGTAGTCGAGGAGGTGACAAGCTGGACGAATTGGTGAACTTAGGTGCCTCGCTTCTAGGCGGGCGGCAGGAACGCTCTAGCAACATCAACTTGCGGCCCTTCCTTGATCCCGCTGATGGTGGAACAGGCAGCAAGCTAGGTCAAGGTATGTCTACTCGCAACAATCCTCGCCTCAATCCAGCTAATTTTCGTTAG
- the crtR gene encoding beta-carotene hydroxylase, which yields MSEAVKPLTVPKELMGPPGQFNPTLLMFLAAVAIEILSILGYWCWEWLDWCCFTMTVIALHMVGTVIHDASHNVAHRNRIINAAIGHGSALMLGFSFPVFTRVHMQHHANVNDPDNDPDHFVSTGGPLWFIAARFMYHEIFFFRRQLWRKYELLEWFLGRLAVAALIYTACQHDFLGYIFNFWFVPLAVVGLALGLFFDYLPHRPFQERDRWKNARVYPNRILNLLIMGQNYHLIHHLWPSIPWYNYQPAYYATQLLLDAKGCHQSLGLSETKDFWHFVYDVFLGIRWHRPRSPEPLETTAPISQALISQAPISQVSQAHSSLEVTQGVEVRS from the coding sequence ATGTCGGAGGCAGTGAAGCCCCTGACAGTGCCGAAGGAGTTAATGGGTCCTCCGGGTCAATTTAACCCGACGCTGCTAATGTTCCTGGCAGCGGTAGCCATAGAAATCCTGTCGATACTGGGTTACTGGTGTTGGGAATGGCTTGACTGGTGCTGCTTTACCATGACTGTCATTGCTCTACATATGGTGGGAACTGTGATTCATGATGCGTCCCACAATGTGGCTCATCGCAATCGCATCATCAATGCCGCTATCGGGCATGGGAGTGCCTTAATGCTGGGTTTTTCTTTCCCAGTTTTTACACGGGTGCACATGCAGCACCATGCTAATGTGAATGATCCAGACAACGACCCCGACCATTTTGTCTCAACCGGGGGGCCGCTCTGGTTTATTGCGGCTCGCTTCATGTACCATGAGATTTTCTTTTTTCGCCGTCAGCTATGGCGAAAGTACGAATTGTTGGAGTGGTTTCTCGGTCGCTTAGCCGTTGCCGCTCTGATTTACACAGCCTGCCAGCACGACTTCCTGGGTTACATTTTCAATTTTTGGTTTGTACCTCTAGCAGTTGTAGGCTTAGCTCTGGGCTTATTCTTTGACTATTTGCCTCACCGACCTTTTCAGGAGCGCGATCGCTGGAAGAACGCTAGAGTCTACCCCAACCGGATTCTGAACCTGCTGATTATGGGTCAGAATTACCATTTGATCCATCATCTGTGGCCTTCGATTCCCTGGTATAACTATCAGCCAGCCTACTATGCAACTCAGCTTTTGTTAGACGCTAAGGGTTGCCACCAATCGCTAGGTTTGTCAGAAACCAAAGACTTTTGGCACTTTGTGTACGATGTCTTTCTAGGCATTCGCTGGCATCGTCCGCGATCGCCAGAGCCTCTAGAAACAACTGCCCCTATTAGCCAAGCTCTTATTAGTCAGGCTCCTATTAGCCAGGTTAGCCAAGCCCACAGTAGCTTAGAGGTAACCCAAGGCGTAGAAGTTCGCAGTTAA